In the genome of Drosophila kikkawai strain 14028-0561.14 chromosome 2R, DkikHiC1v2, whole genome shotgun sequence, the window CAGGCCTAAAACGCTTGCCAATGGTGAGCAGCGGCTTGTTGCTAAAGGGTTTAAACTAAAAGAAGAACTTGTTAGTAAAGGTAATCCCGGGTTTAGGCTTTTAAGCTTACTTTGAAAGCCTGATGCATGGCCACATCGGTGATCCAGTAATTTCCATGTCCATCAATGGTCATGCCATGTGGCATATAGAACATACTTGAACCCCAGCCGGACTTGATGGAACCCGTCTTCGCGTCCAGCACGTAGATGGTCTTTTCCTTGATGGGTCCGTACTCGATTAGGTAGTAGATATTGCTCTCATTGAAGGTGCTAAAATAGGAGAAGAAAgcgttaaaatataaataaaaaagattttttagTAACAAGATGCCTACGGCCCATACATTTGCATTGCCATCAAATCTCCGCTTtaactttaaagtttttccttttaaaaacttaaaactaaaTCATAGTTTGACcccaaaaaaattgaaaacccATTTCCCCCCTTTCTGGCATTGCTTTCTATACATATGGGATAGACACTTGTTACTAGGCGGCGACAGCTGTTGACCTACTTAACATCCCAATAGCGCTCGGCACGATGGAACACCACGGGGTTGCCCTGAGGATCCACTGCCACGGCGGTCACCTGACCAAAGCTATGCTGCTCCGTGGGCCAGTTCTCCACCAGCACGGGAGTTGGAACACTGGCAGCCGGTATGGGAACATTGTCGTAGCTGCGTTGATTTTGCAAGGCAACGGCATCGTCCACCACCAGTGGCAGCGGTTGCTCCGATTGTTCCAATGCAGGCTTCGAgagctccttctcctgcagCCGCCGCTTGATGAGGGCTCGCACCTGGTCGAAGAAGCGCTCGTTGAGATTGACCTGGGCAGGCTCCAGCTCCACATCCATGCCCAGACCCGCTGGCaggtggttgctgctgctgctgctgctgccagtgGGCGCCACGCTCCCAAGGCTTATTAGAGCCAGAAGGGCCGCGAACGGAAGGCgcaacattatttttttgttatgtggAAGTCCTGTGATTTTTTGTCAggcaaaacaaattttggttttttggccTGTGGCTGCGCTCAGTCGATTTTCCGCACTGCCAACATCTGTTGGTGTTGGCGGTGTTGGTGTCTAAATGTTGAGCTGGCAAAAGATTAACTGACTCTGGTTCAAGCACACACTCGAacgcactcgcacacacacacggactGTGAATGGCTCCCACGCTTTTCGATTTTCGCTTTCAATGCGACGCCTGCGCCTTGGTCCTGCACAGTGGGGTAAAAGGGGGGTTTTTGTGGAGATAAAAAAGGgataaaattaaaggaaactaatataaaatattacatttataaaagttaacaatgaaaaacaaagaaaaacctaatttaaatacaaggCCAAAAAAGTTTTGCACAGTGGGGATAAAAGGGGGGTTTTTTGGGAGTAAAAAGGGAGAAAATAGTAgagaaaattacattaaattatatttttataaaagttaatagtaaaaaacaaggaaaacctttttttaatatttcaattaagaCCAAAAAGTctgtaaacaatattttaaaatgtaatttgaaatattaagagcctaaaataaattgttcCCTAGTGTTTTCCTTATAAAAGTCTCAGTTTTATTTGTCTTTACACCCACTGTGGCCCTGCCGCAAGCTCTTGTGAATTGAAAAGCGTTTATTGATTTTCCACAAAGCCAACCAACCAACAGTTTGTCCAAAAAGTTTTACCACAACCAACTCACAAGTTTATTTAGCACAAATATCAATAACAGCTGCTGGAAAGGATAAACTCCTCATCCTGGTAGATGTGTATTTTCTCTCCGCTCTCCCgattaaaaggtttttttgtGGTTGATATAAGCATACAGTCGGCAGTCAGTGTCTTTGACGTCACAGCGAACTGTGTGGAGTACGACGAGGCGGCGAGGAGGGGAATGAAACCGGGTCCGGATCCGGGGTTACTTCATCCTACGCCCCCCAATCCCAGTTCGGCTGGGTCCAAATATAGCCGGTGTCCGTCATCGAGCAGTAGGCATTATAATAGCGTCCCGGCGAGCTAAGGAAATCCGATTGGCAAATTACGCCCGCAaataacaatttcaatttcaattcaaaatCCTGTCTCACAATTTTTGGACTCACCGGCAGTAGGAGAACTGCGGACACTTGCAGCGGAAGAGGCTCTGGAACTCCTCCTTGCATACCTCGTTCCACCAGCAGGTGCGCTGGAAAATGGAGGAAACGTAAACGGAAAGAGGGTTAGTCTACCAAGCTTATTTCCGGCCATAGAGGAGCCACCTCCGTCATGTAGCCGTGGACACTTTGGTCCGAGTAGCTGCGCTTGGAGAGATGCGCCTGCACGTGACAGAAGAGCAACAGAAGCAACAGTCGGGAGGTCTTCTTGGGTAACACAAGGGGCGAGCACTGTATggatatttaattaacattaaatatttaatttaaaattatttaaaaataatatatatactcacCATTTTGTTGGCTTACTACTTTCTTGACAAACTGGCCAGTTCTCTGGCTTTAAGGTACAGTGAATACTTGACGTGTCGCATGTCCTGCGGTGAATGTCGCCTGCTTTCTAACCTCCTGCTGGGGCGGTGGCGTCGTCATCTCGGCAACGCAGCATCTCGGCTGCCTTGCATAAGTACCCACACATTTGGCCCCGTTCGCCGTCGGCTCTCAGCTTTCACTACTTTCGCACActaacaaacacacacactcactcacacactcactcacacacccAGCAGGCTGAGCCACCGCCTGCAGTTGCACATCTGTTTTGGCCCGCTGTTTTTCGGGAGagctttttggccattttcaaGTGGTAATTGACCCACGGTTTCGGCTGCATTTCGGGTACATGGTAAAATACAGGGTTAACTCGGGGAGAGATTGTGGGATTTTAGGTAAAGAAAAGGATAGGGAAATGTTTAGactaactaatttaaatattaaattgtcatttggaaagtaaaaatattaaaattcatttatttaaatattaaaaagtccTTTGGGAAAGagagaatttaattataatttaattaaataatatactaTAAtagtataattataattttggtACAGAAGATAGTAATCATCTAATTTAAATAGTGATGATAATCTAATTTCAAGctataacaagaaagaaagctaactttggccagccaaagtttgtatacccttaaaatatatcataactaagccaaaaatgcattagtttcgattcggaaagcagttttgtgttagttttgattaatttaaagaactgcataccaaatttaaaattttaagaaatcaaaatttttgggcatttttgctaattttaatgatgtaaccccttataaaattttgcaaaaatggccaaaaaatctgacatatctagaaa includes:
- the Pal2 gene encoding peptidyl-alpha-hydroxyglycine alpha-amidating lyase 2, yielding MLRLPFAALLALISLGSVAPTGSSSSSSNHLPAGLGMDVELEPAQVNLNERFFDQVRALIKRRLQEKELSKPALEQSEQPLPLVVDDAVALQNQRSYDNVPIPAASVPTPVLVENWPTEQHSFGQVTAVAVDPQGNPVVFHRAERYWDVNTFNESNIYYLIEYGPIKEKTIYVLDAKTGSIKSGWGSSMFYMPHGMTIDGHGNYWITDVAMHQAFKFKPFSNKPLLTIGKRFRPGSSVKHLCKPTSIAVATTGEFFIADGYCNSRILKFNAAGKLLRTIPQPPEFLSLQVPHAITLLEHLDLLCIADRENMRVVCPKAGLISSHGEGEPAATIQEPDLGRVFGVASYGDIVFAVNGPTSMLPVRGFTIDPRSEAIIGHWGDFKNPHSMAVSVNGSALYVTEIGTNHQTNRVWKYVLA